Below is a window of Caldichromatium japonicum DNA.
GCCGACCGAATAGACGGCATCTGAGATAGGCGTTCAACTGGACGCAGGCCACACCCGCTGGTTTACCCTGCGGCATGCCAGGGATAGGGCTGGCGATCGACGGGGCGATACAGCAGGCCGCACAACCGGGGCGACACTCTGGGGAAGCAGCGCTCATCGGCTTATTGCCCCCGCAGGGCGCCACAGGCCGAGTCGCTGCCCGACCCGCACCTGGCTGCCGGCCAGCCACCCCGAGTCCAAGTCAGCGGACTGAGCCGGCAGGAGCAGGATCACTGTCGAGCCGAGATGAAAACGCCCAAGCTCCTGGCCGCGCGCAAGCTGGATGCTCTGGGCCTCGGACGGATAGTCCCAACGCTCGGGTTCTGGACCACGGTGGGGCGGGGTAATCTCGCCGGCCCAGACGGTCTCAAGACCCCCGACGATCAGGGCTCCCACCAGGATCACCGCCATGGGACCAGCCTCGGTCACAAAGCGACAGATCAGGCGTTCATTGCGCGCGAAGAGATTGGGGACCAGGGCCGCCGTCGCCCTATTGACGCTGAACAACCGCCCGGGGGCATAGACCATCTGTTCGAGACGCCCCGCAAGCGGCATGTGGATACGATGATAATCGCGTGGCGAGAGATAGAGGGTTACAAAGCGTCCGCCTAAGAAGGGATGCGGCTCACCCGGGGCAAGTGCAAGTAGCTCCTCGACCCGATAGGTACGCCCCTTGGCCTGGAGCAGGCACCCTTCCTCGATCGTCCCGATCTGGCTGATCACTCCATCGACCGGGCACAAGATCGCCTGGGGATCGGGATCGAGCGGGCGGGCATCGGCCTTAAGAGCGCGGGTGAAGAAGGCGTTGAAATGGGTATAGGCGCGCGGGTCAGGCTCCAGGGCCTCGCTCAGATCGACGCGATAGTGCCGGATGAAGGCCCGGATCATCAGGTCCTTCAGGGGCGGCCAGGTCAGACGCGCCAGCCGATAGATGCGCGCCGAAAACCAGTGTTGCGGGATGACAGATTGCAGTGCGACGAATAATCGGTCGGCGAGGGTCGGCGACATGGGTTCATCCAGTCTCAAGTTGGCTTGCAAATCTATCCAGTAAACCCCGAATATGCCAATTGTGTCATGAAGCATGCGGGTCTGCGATGGCGCTTTATGGAGACCTAACAGTTTAGGCTGCCATGGCCTAGGCAAGCTGAAGGCGCTGCTGCCGCAGGCGGGCTCGCAGCCTTCAGAACCAAACCTGGCGGGAACGAAGGTAGCTGGACATGCAGGCGACTTGACTCGCAGAGGATACAGATCGCCTGAAGGGGAGAACTCTGAAAGGGAGAATAAGCGTGCTAAAGGTCGAATAGATCCAGAAGAACGCGGCCATCTCAGGCCTAGAGCCCGGGCAGGTGGTGCGCATCGTCACCACTGAGCCGGTCGATCCTGATGCGCTTACCGTTTACTACAAAATCGCCGACGGTGGTTTGCGCGAGCGGATGCTGTTTCGCACCGATGAGGCCAAGCTGTCGTTGGCCGAGTCTGGCCGCCCCTGGGCTTTCGATGCGCCCGGCGACGAGTTCAAGCTCGCCGCCGAGGCCTGCCGCATCAACCTGGCCTACCTGTTCGATCCGATGATGGCGGTGCACACCTCGAACGTGGAGCCGCTGCCACACCAGATCACCGCGGTCTACGAGTCCATGCTGCCGCGCCAGCCGTTGCGTTTCGTGCTGGCCGACGACCCCGGCGCCGGCAAGACCATCATGGCCGGTCTCTTCATCCGGGAGTTGCTGATGCGCGCCGATGCCAGGCGCGTGCTCATCGTCGCCCCAGGCAGCCTGGTGGAACAATGGCAGGACGAAATGTTCGAGAAGTTCGGCTTGTCGTTCTCGCTGTTTTCGCGCGAGCAGGTCGAGCAGTCTAAGAGCGGCAACCCCTTCGACGACCACGACTTGCTGGTTGCCTGCGTCGATCAACTGGCCCGCGCGGAAGACCTCCAGGAGAAGTTACGCCTGTCGCGCTGGGACCTGGTGGTCGTGGACGAAGCGCACAAGCTCTCGGCCAGCTACTTCGGCAACAAGGTCAACAAAACCAAGCGCTTCCAGCTTGGCGAGCTGCTGGGCTCGATTACGCGGCACTTCCTGTTGATGACGGCCACGCCGCACAACGGGAAGGAAGAAGACTTCCAGCTGTTCATGTCGCTGCTGGATGCCGACCGCTTCTACGGAAAGTTTCGCGACGGCGCGCACAAGGTGGACGTGTCCGACCTCATGCACCGCATGGTCAAGGAGGAATTGCTCAAGTTCGACGGTACCCCGCTGTTCCCCGAGCGTCGGGCCTACACCGTCAACTACAAGCTCTCCGACCCGAAGGCTGCGCTCTATCAGGCGGTCACCGAGTACGTCAAGGAGCAATTCAACAAGGCCGATCAACTTGCCGACAACGCCCGCAAGGGGAACGTCGGCTTTGCGCTGGCCAGCCTTCAGCGCCGCTTGGCTTCCAGCCCCGAGGCCATCTACCAGTCGCTCAAACGGCATCGCAACAAGCTCAAGCGCCGCGTCGAGGAGGAGAAGCTGCGACAGCGCGGCCAGTCACTGGCGGAGACGCTGAACGGCAACAACGGCCTGCCCGACGATGTGTGGGAAGCTGCCGACGCCCTGTCGCCCGCTGTCGCCCGAAGACTACGAGAACTTCGAGGAAGCCGTCGTTGACCAGGCCACGGCGGCCCAGACCATTCAGGAGCTAGAAGCCGAGATCTTCATCCTCGAAGCCTTGGAGGAACAGGCCCGCCAGGTGGTGCATTCCGGGCAGGATCGCAAGTGGGACGAGCTCTCCCGCCTGCTGCAGGACACGCCCGAGATGCACGATGCGGCGGGTCAGCAGCGCAAGCTGATCCTCTTCACCGAGCACCGCGACACGCTCAACTACCTGGCTACCAAGATTCGCGGCCTGCTCGGCCAGCCCGACGCCGTGGTGGTGATCCACGGCGGCATCAAGCGCGAAGAGCGCCGCAAGGTGCAGGAGCTATTCCGCAACGACCGTTCCGTCAGACTTACTTAATCATGCGCAAACATGATTAAAGCTGACTTCCTGCTTCATTGAGGCGGTTTCACGCACCAAGCACAAGCTTGGTGCGCCAGAGCCTTCCTTTCCACAGGCTGACACGGTGGAACTCACCGCCATGTTCTTCAAGTTGATCGCTGCATTGATGTCGCGGTCGTGATGCGTGCCGCAGGCCGGACACGTCCACTCGCGTACAGAAAGCGGCAGCGCATCCAGCACATGACTGCACGCTAAGCACGTTTTACTGGACGGCAACCAGCGGTCCGCCACGACTACCACGCCGTCTCGCATCGCCGCCTTGTACTGCAGTTGCCGGCGAAACTCAAAGAAACCCATGTCGGCAATGGAGCGGGCTAGATGCCGGTTCTTTGCCATGCCACGCACATTCAAATCCTCGATGGCGATTGTGTGAAACCGCCGTGTGAGACCGGACGTGAGCTTATGCAGGGCATCGCGCCGGATGTTGGCGATGCGTGCGTGCAGCCGCGCCAGCTTGGTTTTCGCTTTGGCGCGGTTGCGCGATCCTTTGCGCTTACGTGAGAGGCTGCGCGAGAGCCGCTGCACTCTGGATAGCAACGCCTTGTGCGGCTTGGGGCCTGCAACCTTTTCTCCCGTTGAGAGCGTGGCCAGCGCCGACACACCTAAGTCCACTCCCGCCACGCCTTGGTTTTCGGCTTGCGGCAGATGCAGACTAGGCGGAATATCAACGGTGATGCTGACAAACCAGCGGTCAGCCACACGGGAGACAGTAGTTGACATGATCTTACCAGCAAAGCGCAACGGCTCACGCATGCGCACCCAGCCTAGGCAGGGGATGCGAATGCGGCAGCCGTCGATGCTGAACTGCTCGTTGGTGAGGGTGAATCGGTCGTGCACGCCTTTCTTGCGGAACTGCGGATAGCAAGCACGACCCTCAAAGAAATTCTGGAACGCCCTTCCCAACTGGATGATCGCCATCTGTGGCGCGCATTTGGTGACTTCCAGCATCCACGGAAATTGCTCGCGCTGTACTGCCGCTTCCACTCAGCCAGCGCCCAGTTGTAGGAAAAACGCGCAACGCCTGCAGCCTTGGCAAAGTAAGTAGCCTGTTTGTTGTTCGGGTTAAGCGCGATTTTGTGGGCGGTAATCATGCCTGCGCTTCCTCTGCTGCGCGTTTTACGCTATCGAGCAGTTTCTGGTTCTTGCGTGATCGCGAGCCATACAGCCGGGCACTGAATACGGTAATGATTTCGAGCACGTCCTTTGCTAAGTCTTCCTCGAAGGTCGTGTCCTCGCCTTGGTTGAGGATGACCACTTCGACCTGTTTCGCCTCGCAGATCGCAAACACCAGCTCAGCGCCGAAGCGCAGCAGCCGGTCTTTGTGCGTGATGACCAAGCGTCCGGCGCGCCCGTCGATGATCTCATTGAGCAAGCGCTTGAGACCATTCTTGTGGTAGTTCATGCCAGAGCCTACGTCAGCAATGACCTCGAACGTCCAGCCCTGGCAGGCGCAATACAGTTCCAACACCTGTTTTTGCCGCTCCAAGCTGTCCTTCTGATCGCAACTTGCGACCCGGGCATAGGCAATTGTCTTGCGTGCGGTTTCAGCCTGTGACCGATACATCTCTGGCTTGAGCCGAGCAAGGTCGTAGCGCCTGCGGCCGCCTGCCGTTCGCTCGTCTGGCACAAGACGCCCTTCGCGCTCCCATCGACGCAGGGTTTGCGGCGAGACACCAAGCGCTTTAGCAGCTTCGCGGATCGGTACGAGCTTGCGAGACATGCCTATATTGTGTATCAATGAGCAACTATGCGCAATTTGTTAACAAACAGTTAGAGCCCGGGAGCAGGAAGCCCGGTCGACCGCACAGGACACCGCGTTGATGCGGGCGCTCGGACTGGCGCACCACTGGCAACGCCTTCTGGATGAGCAGTGGGCGGCATCAGTAGCCGAGATCGCCGAGGCCGAAGGCATGGACGTGACACAGGTGCGCCGGGTCATGCAGCTGACGCTCCTGGCCCCGGAGGTCGTGGAACGGCTGGTTGGCTCGCCCGATGCTGTGCTGGAGAAGGTGATGCGCCGCTCCTGCCCCAACGCCTGGAGCGACAAGATGCGCGTGCTCGCGCCACCCGGGTGAGCGCGTCGCACCCAGCGCCAGCAACCGCCTGCAGGCGGTTTTTTATGGCCGCTTGGCACTCGGTCGCCACCGCTACAGGAGTTGCCAACCACAACCGACAGCCTCTAAACCCGCGCCAGCAAAGGAAATGGCCTCGAGAACGCTCGCGTGGCCACCAGAGAAAACGGAGAACAGAGAGGCGTCGGCGGGGCCGAAAGCGCCTACTTCGCAGGGGTGGCGCTCGCGAGGCCAGGCCCGAAAGCCGCGCCAACACTGGGGGAACGGGCAAAAAATCCCAACCGATGAGGGTTGGGATTTTGGGTAGGGCGGCGTCAACTACACTGAAGTCGCAACCGCTTGAGTCCATTGGAATGGGCTTGATCTTGTTGGAGTTGTTGCACCCAATGTTGCCCCCGCGTCCTTCTGCTCACTCCGATAGTACACGATCGAGAAAACCGAACTTCAGTGCGACGGCATACATGGAGCGGTTCACCAGCCGGTCGTGCTCCTCGATCAGGCGATAGAACGTCCGCCAGCGCATCCATTTCGGCTTGTCGCCGTGGCCGTTGAGGATGCCCGGCTCCCATCCCAGGCGCGCCCGGATGCGGTCTGCGCGTCGCGTAGCGCGGTCGCCGGCGTTCTCGCGCGCGCTGGCGTAGGCGAGCTGATAGCAATGCCGGCAGGCGAAGATGCCGCCGCCATAGAGGATCGCCATGCGCCGGCCGCAGCCGAGCGCGGGGCAGATGAACCAGGGTCTCGTGCCGCCGAGATTGCACGGTGTTCGCACGATGCGCACCGGATACTCCTCGTCCTTCCAGTCCTCCCCGCCGCTGCGATGCCGGTACATGAGGATCACGCGGTCCGCTTCGGCGCGCATGCGGATCGAGGCGACCACCTCGTCGTCGCGCGTCCATTGCCAGCCGCCCCAATAGCCGGGCCTCAGCATTCCCTCGCGCGCCCAGCGCCGCACGTCGCGGGTGCGGTAGTCGTCCGTGCAGGACTTGGCGCCGTAGCGCCGACTTGGCGCCGTAGCGCCAGCGGTTTCCGCTACCCGGTCCGCCCATTCGATTTTCCCGTAATCATTTGGCGAATTGACACGCTCACGAGGGCGTCGAATCAACCGATTGCGTTGATTTATCGGCGTATTCATTCGTCTCCGGCGCTGTAGATTTCTGCGCTTCCAGCGCCTGCAATTCCGCCGCTACCTGGGCCTTCAGTGCGTCCTTGATGTCGTCATCGGCATGCAGCAAGGGATACTCCACACGGTCGATATGCGGCTGCGCCAGCTTCTCCGCGAGCGGGTCGCGCCCCGACAACTGCTGCACCACCACGGTGAGCGGGGTCGGCGCAGTCGTTCCCGGCTTTCCAACCAGATACTGTGCGAGCCACGCACGCGCTCCAGCGTCGCCGGCTTTCGCCGCTGCCACGGTTGCCGTTATCACGGCGCGCCAGTCCTCCAGCGGTACGGCATCGAGTAGCGCGGCCATGTAGTCGGCCTCTGTGCGCCGGTGCGTGAAGGTGCCCTTGATGTAGTTCTGCTTGTTGCGTGCCATACCGTGATCCTCAATGCAGCCTTCGCGCCTACAGGACGAGCGCCCACGCGGCGCGCTCGGCGTCCTCGCGGCTCATGCCGCCGTCGAACTCCATGATTGCGGCGCGCTCCTCGAAGGCTTCGCGCAGGGCTTCGGAATCGAGCCATTGCCAGGGCGGGGCACTGCCGTTACTGCCGTTGGAAGCGTCGTGTTTGGCCGGGGCGGCGTCATACAACACCGCCATTACTGCTATTGGATTTCCATCGGCACTATTGGCAGTAGTGCCGGGGGACGTTCCGCCGATTTCGCGGCGCGCGCGTTCCAGCCAGTTCATGCGCCGACCTCCTTGCGCCTGGCTTTCACGGCGGGGTTGATCCGGTAGCGCACGGTGCGCCTGCCGCTTCCCGGCCCGGTGCCGCCGCTCGCTTCGCCCCGCAGCCAGTCCTCGTCCTCCAGCCAGTCGAGCGCGGCCTGGATCGCCTCGTCGGCGGTCAGGTTGCGCCATTGATTGCGGCGCACGTCGCGCAGCGTGAAGCCGTCTTCCAGCGCGCCGCGCTCCAGCGTCGAACACGACCTTCGCGGTTTCGTAGTCGGCGAGCGCGGCGCGGTGCTCCTCCAGCGCCTTGGCGATCAGCCTGTCGAGCGGCTTCAGCGCGGCCCCCCAGGCCGGCGATTTCTTCGCCGACGGATCGCCCACGATGCCGCCCCACAGGTTGGGCACGATCAGCCACGAATCGCGCGCCTTCGGTTTGATGGCGCAGCGTGCGCCGATGATCGAGCCGAGCGCGACCAGGGCCGCGGCCGCGATGAACTCGGGCGGGCAGGGCATGCGTTCGGCCTCGTCCATCACCCACCGTCGCAGCGCCGCCGGCAGAAGTGTTCCGGCGTCGAACGCGGGCACGGGCTTCAGTTCCGCGATGATGGGCTTCGGTTGCGGCCAGCCATCGGGGCTCGCGCTCGATCGGTGCGCGCCACCGCCGCAGGGCCGGCGTGCCGGTGAAGGTCGTTGAAGTCGGTCGCGCCTCCGGGCCGCTGCGCGCCGAAGTCCGGCACGGCGAGCAGCCCGCCCACTGCCTGCGACGCTTCATGCGCCTTGGTCAGCCCCGGATTGCCGTCCGTCATGGCGTCGTCGTCGGCGCAGACGATCAGGTACAGACCGGGAAACTTCGCCCGCAGCGCCCGTGCTACCGGCAGCAGGTTGCCGGCATTGAAGGCCACGGCGACGGCGAGTCCGGTCGCCTCGTGAATGCTCGCGCCGGTAGCCTAGCCCTCTGCAATGCACAGCGTGCCGTCCGGCTGGCCGATGGAAAAGTAGCAACCGCTCACGCGCCCGCCGGAGAGGAATCTCTTCTCGCCTTTGGCGTCGATGAACTGAAGGCTGTGCAGTTCCGCGCCGTCGCGCATCGGCACAACGAGTGCCCCTTCGTGCAGCCGAAGACCATGCGCCTTGACCCGTTTGCTGACCAGATACGGATGGTCATTCGCCGCCGGCGGAGCCGATTGCCAGCTCGATGCGCCGCTCCAGCCAGTGCTGGATTTCTTCCTCGATCCAGCCAACAGCGCGCCCGCCCAGGCTCACCGGCTTGGGGAACGTGCCTTCGGAGACGCGCAGGTAGATCGTGCTACGGGAAAGGCCCGTGCTGGCCTTGACGGTGGGAAGTCTGAGAATCGCGGTAGCCATGCTTGCGCCTCCTGGGGCGACGTTGAACATGGCTACGAATTGTTATGACGCGAAACCGGTTTGGCAGCTATCGGTATGCGGAAACTTCCGGATTCTTCCGCATACGGCGGTCCGAACCGGGCCTGTCAGCGGCCTTTCACGATGTCCCGAATCCTCCTGTCGGAGAGCGAGTTCGCGCCGGGGACCGTTCGCTGAATCTCTTTCACGAAGTTTCGCCGGCCAAGCCGCCTGAGTTCAGCGTATTTCGCCTTGATCGCTGCGTTCCGATCAGATTGCCGTGGCAGGCGCTCGGCCAGCTCGGGCGGGATCGGGCACCCCAGCGCCTGCGCCATGGACGCGGGCGACGCATCGCGGTTCACCTTCCATTGCTCTAGGTGGGCGATGGGTACGTTCACGCGGTTGATGTCGTCTCGTTTGTCGCAGACCACGAACGCGCGTGCTGCGCTGGCTTGCGCGGGGATCACTTGCACCGGCATCACGCATTGCCGCTCGCAGCCCGGACACACCACGCTGGCGGCCGGCCGCGCCGGTACGAGCAGCTTCTGCTTTTTCAGCGCCGCGACCGCCGCGGCGGGCCATTCGCTCAGTTCCTGCGCGCCGATGAACACGGCTTGCCCCTTGCTCGCGTCCACTCGCGCGAGCAGCTCGGCGAGCACGTCCGCAGGCGTCATGCCTGGGCAGGCTCCGCTGCTTCGTTTGCGGGTTCGGCCGCATCGGCCGGCGCCTTGGGCTCGATGCCGGAGGCATGCAGCATGTCGCGGAGCTTGAGGTCCATCTCGTCGTACTTGAGCGAGCAGGAATTGGGATGCGTGATGCGTGATGCGGATCGTCACCGCCTTGGGCGGCTTGCCGGCGTCGATTCCGACCGTCGCCGCCAGTGCCACCTGCGTGACGTTGTAGAGGGCGAGCGGCAGCGACTTGCCGACCTGCGCGAGCAGCTCGTACACCGCATCGGGGTTGTGCGTCGCATCCGCTTCCAGCGTGATGCGGTCGCCCTTCTTCACCTTCGACGACAGGCGCAGCTTCTTCACCACGCCGCCCTGAATGCCGCTGCCCGCATCGAACACGAAGCCGAAGTCTTTCTGACGCAGCGGATTGAGGTCGTACACGCGCCCGTCCTTCGGATCGGGCGGCAGCTCGGGCAGCTTCAGGATGGCCTGCGCGAACATCTCTTGCGGCGGCTCGATGGCCTTGTGCGCGCCGCGGAAGTTGAGGTCGAGCGTGCCTTCCTTCTGCGAATAGACGTAGATCACCTCGAAGGCCGGGTTGTGCGGGCGGCGGCCGAATTGATCGTCCACCCATTCGATGGCCTGCTGCGAATAGTCCTCGGGGTAGGCGAAGAAGTAATCCAGCTCGCTGGCCGGAACGGCTCCACCACGCAGTTTTTGCCCCGGCCCTCGGTGTGGTGGAAGTAATTGCGGATGAGGCCGGCCAGCTCGCGCAGGCTAGAGTCATCCAGCGCCGCCGGGACGTGCGGGAGGTTCTTGCGCTTGCGCCAGTAGGGCAGGGAATCGGCGTGATAGAACAGGCTCGCGCCCTTCCAGTACGGCTTGTGGTCGAGGAAGGTGAGCATCGCCCGCTCGTAGTAGTTCGAGAGCACCGCGAGCTTTTCGACGAAGGCCGTGCGCGCCGCCGGGTCGTGCAGGCGCCATTCCGCCTCGTCGAGGATCGCGCGGAAGCC
It encodes the following:
- a CDS encoding YkgJ family cysteine cluster protein — protein: MSAASPECRPGCAACCIAPSIASPIPGMPQGKPAGVACVQLNAYLRCRLFGRPERPGICTAFRPSQEMCGTEPAYALNYLSKLELLTDPAVSWTNQNHV
- the asd gene encoding archaetidylserine decarboxylase (Phosphatidylserine decarboxylase is synthesized as a single chain precursor. Generation of the pyruvoyl active site from a Ser is coupled to cleavage of a Gly-Ser bond between the larger (beta) and smaller (alpha chains). It is an integral membrane protein.), which gives rise to MSPTLADRLFVALQSVIPQHWFSARIYRLARLTWPPLKDLMIRAFIRHYRVDLSEALEPDPRAYTHFNAFFTRALKADARPLDPDPQAILCPVDGVISQIGTIEEGCLLQAKGRTYRVEELLALAPGEPHPFLGGRFVTLYLSPRDYHRIHMPLAGRLEQMVYAPGRLFSVNRATAALVPNLFARNERLICRFVTEAGPMAVILVGALIVGGLETVWAGEITPPHRGPEPERWDYPSEAQSIQLARGQELGRFHLGSTVILLLPAQSADLDSGWLAGSQVRVGQRLGLWRPAGAISR
- a CDS encoding DEAD/DEAH box helicase; this encodes MVRIVTTEPVDPDALTVYYKIADGGLRERMLFRTDEAKLSLAESGRPWAFDAPGDEFKLAAEACRINLAYLFDPMMAVHTSNVEPLPHQITAVYESMLPRQPLRFVLADDPGAGKTIMAGLFIRELLMRADARRVLIVAPGSLVEQWQDEMFEKFGLSFSLFSREQVEQSKSGNPFDDHDLLVACVDQLARAEDLQEKLRLSRWDLVVVDEAHKLSASYFGNKVNKTKRFQLGELLGSITRHFLLMTATPHNGKEEDFQLFMSLLDADRFYGKFRDGAHKVDVSDLMHRMVKEELLKFDGTPLFPERRAYTVNYKLSDPKAALYQAVTEYVKEQFNKADQLADNARKGNVGFALASLQRRLASSPEAIYQSLKRHRNKLKRRVEEEKLRQRGQSLAETLNGNNGLPDDVWEAADALSPAVARRLRELRGSRR
- a CDS encoding RNA-guided endonuclease InsQ/TnpB family protein — translated: MLEVTKCAPQMAIIQLGRAFQNFFEGRACYPQFRKKGVHDRFTLTNEQFSIDGCRIRIPCLGWVRMREPLRFAGKIMSTTVSRVADRWFVSITVDIPPSLHLPQAENQGVAGVDLGVSALATLSTGEKVAGPKPHKALLSRVQRLSRSLSRKRKGSRNRAKAKTKLARLHARIANIRRDALHKLTSGLTRRFHTIAIEDLNVRGMAKNRHLARSIADMGFFEFRRQLQYKAAMRDGVVVVADRWLPSSKTCLACSHVLDALPLSVREWTCPACGTHHDRDINAAINLKNMAVSSTVSACGKEGSGAPSLCLVRETASMKQEVSFNHVCA
- a CDS encoding IS607 family transposase, which translates into the protein MSRKLVPIREAAKALGVSPQTLRRWEREGRLVPDERTAGGRRRYDLARLKPEMYRSQAETARKTIAYARVASCDQKDSLERQKQVLELYCACQGWTFEVIADVGSGMNYHKNGLKRLLNEIIDGRAGRLVITHKDRLLRFGAELVFAICEAKQVEVVILNQGEDTTFEEDLAKDVLEIITVFSARLYGSRSRKNQKLLDSVKRAAEEAQA
- a CDS encoding DUF3987 domain-containing protein, with translation MPAFDAGTLLPAALRRWVMDEAERMPCPPEFIAAAALVALGSIIGARCAIKPKARDSWLIVPNLWGGIVGDPSAKKSPAWGAALKPLDRLIAKALEEHRAALADYETAKVVFDAGARRAGRRLHAARRAPQSMAQPDRRRGDPGRARLAGGRGLAAGRSERRHRAGKRQAHRALPDQPRRESQAQGGRRMNWLERARREIGGTSPGTTANSADGNPIAVMAVLYDAAPAKHDASNGSNGSAPPWQWLDSEALREAFEERAAIMEFDGGMSREDAERAAWALVL
- a CDS encoding helix-turn-helix transcriptional regulator, whose protein sequence is MATAILRLPTVKASTGLSRSTIYLRVSEGTFPKPVSLGGRAVGWIEEEIQHWLERRIELAIGSAGGE